The Neochlamydia sp. S13 genome has a segment encoding these proteins:
- a CDS encoding leucine-rich repeat domain-containing protein, with amino-acid sequence MHPISSASIESLPNELLLPILEACVVPSLFSVCKRWHHLLATEFMPFLYKQIGQVHVPEGNVKEQALIVDRIYKLEEKLTEAAKVNAIFRQIFTLAKSLSPLEFKWKTEEKKYFTLANYSSYLLNINRLLLWKKLPGGEEYLSREEIKHLPLEKKGELFRDWIEENCKNTTALDLSRVGLTYLPPEICQLSKLQKLILSQNQLTSLPAEIGQLPQLQGLNLNQNQLTSLPAEIGQLSQLRWLFLNQNPLTALPTEIGQLSQLKTLYLNQNPLTALPIEIGQLSQLQTLYLDQNQLTALPAEIGQLSQLQWLRLSQNQLTNLPVEIGQLSQLLDLYLNQNQLTNLPVEIGQLSQLQTLHLNKNQLTNLPAEIGQLSRLQSLYLHQNQLTSLPVEIGQLSRLQTLNLNQNQLTALPAEIGQLFQLQWLELAENPLKDIAKK; translated from the coding sequence ATGCATCCTATCTCTTCGGCATCTATTGAAAGCTTGCCCAATGAATTGCTGCTCCCTATCTTAGAGGCTTGCGTAGTTCCTTCCTTATTTAGCGTCTGTAAAAGATGGCATCATCTGCTGGCTACTGAATTCATGCCTTTTCTTTATAAGCAAATAGGTCAAGTGCATGTTCCTGAAGGAAATGTTAAGGAGCAGGCTCTTATTGTAGATAGGATTTATAAGCTAGAAGAAAAGCTTACTGAAGCAGCAAAGGTAAATGCAATCTTTAGGCAAATCTTTACTTTAGCCAAGTCTCTTTCTCCTCTAGAATTTAAATGGAAGACTGAAGAAAAAAAATATTTTACTTTAGCTAACTACTCCTCTTATCTGCTGAATATTAATCGCCTTTTACTTTGGAAAAAACTTCCTGGTGGGGAAGAATACTTGAGCCGAGAAGAAATTAAGCACTTGCCTCTAGAAAAAAAAGGAGAGCTTTTTAGAGATTGGATTGAAGAAAATTGTAAAAATACTACGGCTCTAGATTTATCTAGAGTAGGCTTGACTTATTTACCCCCAGAAATATGTCAGTTATCTAAGTTACAAAAACTTATCTTAAGCCAAAACCAGCTCACCAGTCTACCTGCAGAAATCGGGCAATTGCCTCAGCTGCAAGGGCTTAACTTAAATCAAAACCAGCTCACCAGCCTTCCTGCAGAAATCGGGCAATTGTCTCAGCTGCGATGGCTTTTCTTAAATCAAAACCCGCTCACCGCTCTGCCTACAGAAATCGGGCAGCTGTCTCAGCTGAAAACGCTTTATTTAAACCAGAACCCGCTCACCGCTCTGCCTATAGAAATCGGGCAGCTGTCTCAGCTGCAAACGCTTTACTTAGATCAAAACCAGCTCACCGCTCTGCCTGCAGAAATAGGTCAATTGTCTCAGCTACAATGGCTTCGTTTAAGCCAAAACCAGCTCACCAACCTTCCTGTAGAAATCGGGCAGCTGTCTCAGCTGCTAGATCTTTACTTAAATCAAAACCAGCTCACCAACCTTCCTGTAGAAATCGGGCAGCTGTCTCAGCTGCAAACGCTTCACTTAAACAAAAACCAGCTCACCAACCTTCCTGCAGAAATCGGGCAGTTGTCTCGGCTGCAATCGCTTTACTTACATCAAAACCAGCTCACCAGCCTTCCCGTAGAAATCGGGCAGCTGTCTCGGCTGCAAACGCTTAACTTAAATCAAAACCAGCTCACCGCTCTGCCTGCAGAAATCGGGCAACTGTTTCAGCTACAATGGCTTGAATTAGCGGAAAATCCTTTGAAGGATATCGCCAAAAAATAA
- a CDS encoding leucine-rich repeat domain-containing protein, with protein sequence MHPISSTSIESLPNELLFPILEACVVPSLFSVCKRWHHLLDSEAMPSLYNKIAQLHFPKGKATTQRTLMLAKVYQLDHGLTSTEKVYQVFKQVFTLAKSISPLEFKEKTEEKRGLTLANYSFYLLNINRLLLLERLPGGEEYLSREEIKHLPLEKKGELLRDWIAENCGNIVDLDLSRVGLTYLPPEICQLSQLRTLFINKNQLTSLPAEIGQLSELRELHLSQNQLTALPAKIGRLSRLKELCLNQNQLTSLPAEIGQLSRLTKLELAENPLKDIAEKIRQRFSIVE encoded by the coding sequence ATGCATCCTATCTCATCGACATCTATTGAAAGCTTGCCCAATGAATTGCTATTCCCTATCTTAGAAGCTTGCGTAGTTCCTTCCTTATTTAGCGTCTGTAAAAGATGGCATCATCTGCTAGATTCTGAAGCGATGCCTTCTCTTTATAATAAAATAGCCCAGCTTCATTTCCCCAAGGGGAAGGCCACTACCCAGCGAACTCTTATGTTAGCTAAAGTTTATCAACTCGATCATGGACTTACCTCTACCGAAAAAGTTTATCAAGTTTTTAAACAAGTTTTTACCTTAGCTAAATCTATTTCTCCTTTGGAATTTAAAGAGAAAACAGAAGAAAAAAGAGGCTTAACGCTGGCTAATTACTCTTTTTATCTCTTAAATATTAATCGCCTTTTACTTTTGGAAAGACTTCCTGGTGGGGAAGAATACTTGAGCCGAGAAGAAATTAAGCACTTGCCTCTAGAGAAAAAAGGGGAGCTTCTTAGAGATTGGATTGCAGAAAATTGTGGAAATATCGTGGATTTAGATTTATCTAGAGTAGGCTTGACTTATTTACCCCCAGAAATATGCCAGTTATCTCAGCTGCGAACGCTTTTCATAAATAAGAACCAGCTCACCAGTCTGCCTGCAGAAATCGGTCAATTGTCTGAGCTGCGAGAGCTTCACTTAAGCCAAAACCAGCTCACCGCTCTGCCTGCAAAAATAGGACGGTTGTCTCGGCTGAAAGAGCTTTGCTTAAATCAAAACCAGCTCACCAGCCTTCCTGCAGAAATCGGGCAGCTGTCTCGGCTTACCAAGCTTGAACTAGCAGAAAATCCTTTGAAAGATATCGCCGAAAAAATAAGGCAGCGTTTTTCAATTGTAGAATGA
- a CDS encoding leucine-rich repeat domain-containing protein has product MHPISSASIESLPNELLLPILEACVVPSLFSVCKRWHHLLASEVMPPLYKQIGKVHVPQGNVKEQVLIVDRIYKLESRLSETAKVNAIFRQIFTLAKSFSPLEFKWKTEEKRGLTLANYSSYLLNVNRLLLWERLPGGEEYLNREEIKHLPLEKKGELLRDWIGENYKNIMALDLSKVGLTYLPPEIGQLSQLTRLYLNQNQLTALPAEIGQLSQLQVLKLSQNELTAPLPAEIGQLSNLLQLNLNQNQLTALPAKTGQLSQLRALHLNQNQLTSLPAEIGQLSQLQRLHLNQNQLASLPAEIGQLSQLQTLDLDQNQLTSLPAEIGQLPQLHKLHLNQNQLTSLPAEVGQLSQLQELYLYQNQLTSLPAEIGRLSQLQTLDLSQNQFTSLPAEIGQLSKLQTLDLSQNQFTSLPGEIGQLSQLQTLELNQNHLTRLPAEIGQLSQLQWLNLNQNQLTSLPVEIEKLSKLQTLDLSQNQFTSLPGEIGQLSQLQTLELNQNHLTRLPAEIGQLSQLQWLNLNQNQLTSLPVEIEKLSELRRLDLNQNQLTSLPAEIGQLSRLRGLYLNNNQLTSLPAEIGQLSQLNNLGLKQNQLISLPTEIGQLSQLTKLELAENPWKDIAERIRQRFQL; this is encoded by the coding sequence ATGCATCCTATCTCTTCGGCATCTATTGAAAGCTTGCCCAATGAATTGCTGCTCCCTATCTTAGAGGCTTGCGTAGTTCCTTCCTTATTTAGCGTCTGTAAAAGATGGCATCATCTGCTAGCTTCTGAAGTCATGCCCCCTCTTTATAAGCAAATAGGTAAAGTGCATGTTCCTCAAGGAAATGTTAAGGAGCAGGTGCTTATTGTAGATAGGATTTATAAGCTAGAAAGTAGACTTTCTGAAACAGCAAAGGTAAATGCAATCTTTAGGCAAATCTTTACTTTAGCCAAGTCTTTTTCTCCATTGGAATTTAAATGGAAAACAGAAGAAAAAAGAGGCTTAACGCTGGCTAATTACTCTTCTTATCTCTTAAATGTTAATCGCCTTTTACTTTGGGAAAGACTCCCTGGTGGGGAAGAATACTTGAACCGAGAAGAAATTAAGCACTTGCCTCTAGAAAAAAAAGGAGAGCTTCTTAGAGATTGGATTGGAGAAAATTATAAAAACATCATGGCTTTAGATTTATCTAAAGTAGGCTTGACTTACTTACCCCCAGAAATAGGCCAATTGTCTCAGCTAACACGGCTTTACTTAAATCAAAACCAGCTCACCGCTCTGCCTGCAGAAATTGGGCAGCTGTCTCAGCTGCAAGTGCTTAAATTAAGCCAAAACGAGCTCACCGCTCCTCTGCCTGCAGAAATAGGGCAGTTGTCTAATCTGCTACAGCTTAACTTAAATCAAAACCAGCTCACCGCTCTGCCTGCAAAAACCGGGCAGCTGTCTCAGCTTCGAGCGCTTCACTTAAATCAAAACCAGCTCACCAGCCTGCCTGCAGAAATAGGTCAATTGTCTCAACTGCAAAGGCTTCACTTAAATCAAAACCAGCTCGCCAGTCTTCCTGCAGAAATCGGGCAGCTGTCTCAGCTGCAAACCCTTGATTTAGATCAAAACCAGCTCACCAGTCTGCCTGCAGAAATAGGCCAATTGCCTCAGCTGCATAAGCTTCACTTAAATCAAAACCAACTCACCAGTCTGCCTGCAGAAGTCGGACAGCTGTCTCAGCTGCAAGAGCTTTACTTATATCAAAACCAACTCACCAGTCTGCCTGCAGAAATCGGGCGATTGTCTCAGCTGCAAACGCTTGATTTAAGCCAGAACCAGTTCACCAGTCTGCCTGCAGAAATCGGGCAGCTGTCTAAGCTGCAAACGCTTGATTTAAGCCAGAATCAGTTCACCAGCCTGCCTGGAGAAATCGGGCAGCTGTCTCAGCTGCAAACGCTTGAATTAAATCAAAACCATCTCACCCGCCTTCCTGCGGAAATCGGGCAATTGTCTCAGCTGCAATGGCTTAACTTAAATCAAAACCAGCTCACCAGTCTGCCTGTAGAAATCGAGAAGCTGTCTAAGCTGCAAACGCTTGATTTAAGCCAGAATCAGTTCACCAGCCTGCCTGGAGAAATCGGGCAGCTGTCTCAGCTGCAAACGCTTGAATTAAATCAAAACCATCTCACCCGCCTTCCTGCGGAAATCGGGCAATTGTCTCAGCTGCAATGGCTTAACTTAAATCAAAACCAGCTCACCAGTCTGCCTGTAGAAATCGAGAAGCTGTCTGAGCTGCGAAGGCTTGACTTAAATCAAAACCAGCTCACCAGTCTTCCTGCAGAAATCGGGCAATTATCTCGGCTGCGAGGGCTTTACTTAAACAACAACCAGCTCACCAGCCTTCCCGCAGAAATCGGGCAATTGTCTCAGCTTAACAATCTTGGATTAAAACAAAACCAGCTCATCAGTCTGCCTACAGAAATCGGGCAGCTGTCTCAGCTTACCAAGCTTGAATTAGCGGAAAATCCTTGGAAAGATATTGCAGAAAGAATAAGGCAGCGTTTTCAATTGTAG
- a CDS encoding IS630 transposase-related protein: MVYSHDLRKKALNYIENGGSMATASEVFGVTVRTLTNWIKRKKQGDLAPKKRRPSPSKIDSEKLKLYIKQNPDAYLREIAEAFGVTITAVFYACKRLKITLKKRHPSTRKEMRINERSLDKS, translated from the coding sequence ATGGTATATTCACACGATTTAAGAAAAAAAGCTTTGAATTATATAGAGAATGGCGGCTCAATGGCCACAGCTAGTGAGGTGTTTGGCGTAACAGTTCGCACGTTAACAAACTGGATTAAGCGGAAAAAACAAGGTGATCTAGCTCCCAAAAAAAGACGGCCGAGTCCCAGTAAAATTGATAGTGAAAAGCTAAAATTATATATAAAACAAAATCCTGATGCCTACCTTAGGGAAATAGCTGAGGCATTCGGAGTGACAATAACTGCAGTTTTTTATGCCTGTAAAAGACTGAAAATCACTTTAAAAAAAAGACACCCTTCTACAAGGAAAGAGATGAGAATAAACGAGAGGAGTTTAGACAAAAGCTAG
- a CDS encoding leucine-rich repeat domain-containing protein, whose translation MHPISSASIESLPNELLLPILEACAAPSLFCVCKRWHHLLATEFMPFLYKQIGKVHVPEGNVKEQALIVDRIYKLEEKLTEAAKVNAIFRQIFTLAKSLSTLESKEKTEEKRGLRLANYASYLLNINRLLLWKKLPGGKEYLRREEIKHLSLEKKGELLRGWIEENCKNTMFLNLSKAGLTYLPPEICQLSRLQWLNLNQKQLTSLPAEIGKLSQLQKLYLNQNQLTSLPVEIGQLSQLTKLELAENRLKDIAEKIRQRFRLRIDRK comes from the coding sequence ATGCACCCTATCTCTTCGGCATCTATTGAAAGCTTACCCAATGAATTGCTGCTCCCTATCTTAGAGGCTTGCGCAGCTCCTTCCTTATTTTGCGTCTGTAAAAGATGGCATCATCTGCTGGCTACTGAATTCATGCCTTTTCTTTATAAGCAAATAGGTAAAGTGCATGTTCCTGAAGGAAATGTTAAGGAGCAGGCTCTTATTGTAGATAGGATTTATAAGCTAGAAGAAAAGCTTACTGAAGCAGCAAAGGTAAATGCAATCTTTAGGCAAATCTTTACTTTAGCCAAGTCTCTTTCAACTTTAGAATCTAAAGAGAAAACAGAAGAAAAAAGAGGCTTAAGGCTGGCTAATTACGCTTCTTATCTCTTAAATATTAATCGTCTTTTGCTTTGGAAAAAGCTTCCTGGCGGGAAAGAATACTTGAGACGAGAAGAAATTAAGCACTTGTCTCTAGAGAAAAAAGGGGAGCTTCTTAGAGGTTGGATTGAAGAAAATTGCAAAAACACCATGTTTTTAAATTTATCTAAAGCAGGCTTGACTTATTTACCCCCAGAAATATGCCAGTTATCTAGGCTGCAATGGCTTAACTTAAATCAAAAACAGCTCACCAGTCTGCCAGCAGAAATCGGGAAGCTGTCTCAGCTGCAAAAGCTTTACTTAAATCAAAACCAACTCACCAGCCTTCCTGTAGAAATCGGGCAGCTGTCTCAGCTTACCAAGCTTGAATTAGCGGAAAATCGTTTGAAAGATATTGCAGAAAAAATAAGGCAGCGTTTTCGATTGCGGATTGACCGTAAGTAA
- a CDS encoding leucine-rich repeat domain-containing protein, with protein MHPISSASIESLPNELLLPILEACVVPSLFSVCKRWHHLLATEVMPTLYKQIGKVHVPQGNVKEQALLVDRIYKLKKKLSETAKVNAIFRQIFTLAKSFSPLEFKEKTEEKRGLTLANYSSYLLNINRLLLWKKLPGGKKYLSREEIKHLPLQKKGELLRDWIEENCKNIKTLDLCRAGLTYLPSEICQLSQLQTLDLRGNQLTSLPVEIGQLSQLQDLDLRENQLASLPAEIGQLSKLRELYLNHNQLTSLPAEIGQLSQLRELDSSQNQLTSLPAEIGQLSKLRELGLFDNQLTSLPAEIGQLSQLLQLKLNQNQLPALPIEIGRLSQLQKLKLNENQLTSLPAEIGQLSELEWLYLNENQLTSLPAEIGQLSQLEVLELNENQLTALPTEIGQLSQLQELCIKQNQLTSLPVEIGQLSQLTMLELAENPLKDIAEKIRQRFQL; from the coding sequence ATGCATCCTATCTCTTCCGCATCTATCGAAAGCTTGCCCAATGAATTGCTGCTCCCTATCCTAGAGGCTTGTGTAGTTCCTTCCTTATTTAGCGTCTGTAAAAGATGGCATCATCTGCTGGCTACTGAAGTCATGCCCACTCTTTATAAGCAAATAGGTAAAGTGCATGTTCCTCAAGGGAATGTTAAGGAGCAGGCTCTGCTTGTAGATAGGATTTATAAGCTAAAAAAAAAGCTTTCTGAAACAGCAAAGGTAAATGCAATCTTTAGGCAAATCTTTACTTTAGCCAAGTCTTTTTCTCCTTTGGAATTCAAAGAGAAAACAGAAGAAAAAAGAGGCTTAACGCTGGCTAATTACTCTTCTTATCTCTTAAATATTAATCGCCTTTTACTTTGGAAAAAACTTCCTGGTGGGAAAAAATACTTGAGCCGAGAAGAAATTAAGCACTTACCTTTACAAAAAAAAGGAGAGCTTCTTAGAGATTGGATTGAAGAAAATTGTAAAAACATCAAGACTTTAGATTTATGTAGAGCAGGCTTGACTTATTTACCCTCAGAAATATGCCAATTATCTCAGCTGCAAACGCTTGACTTAAGAGGAAACCAGCTCACCAGTCTGCCTGTAGAAATAGGCCAATTGTCTCAGCTGCAAGATCTTGACTTAAGAGAAAACCAGCTCGCCAGTCTGCCTGCAGAAATCGGTCAGCTGTCTAAGCTACGAGAGCTTTACTTAAATCACAACCAGCTCACCAGTCTGCCTGCAGAAATCGGGCAATTGTCTCAGCTGCGAGAGCTTGATTCAAGCCAAAACCAGCTCACCAGCCTTCCTGCAGAAATTGGGCAGCTGTCTAAGCTACGAGAGCTTGGCTTATTCGACAACCAGCTCACCAGCCTTCCTGCAGAAATAGGTCAATTGTCTCAGCTGCTACAGCTTAAATTAAATCAAAACCAGCTCCCCGCTCTGCCTATAGAAATTGGGCGGCTGTCTCAGCTGCAAAAGCTTAAATTAAATGAAAACCAGCTCACCAGCCTTCCTGCAGAAATAGGACAACTGTCTGAGCTGGAATGGCTTTACTTAAATGAAAACCAGCTCACCAGTCTGCCTGCAGAAATAGGTCAATTGTCTCAGCTAGAAGTACTTGAATTAAATGAAAACCAGCTCACCGCTCTGCCTACAGAAATAGGTCAATTGTCTCAGCTGCAAGAGCTTTGCATAAAGCAAAACCAACTCACCAGTCTGCCTGTAGAAATCGGGCAGCTGTCTCAGCTTACCATGCTTGAATTAGCGGAAAATCCTTTGAAAGATATCGCCGAAAAAATAAGGCAGCGTTTTCAATTGTAG